From the Bdellovibrio reynosensis genome, one window contains:
- a CDS encoding phospholipase D-like domain-containing protein: MVASRNEAKIQLVVDDNFMDFLLPLLESAKKSIDILQYSFAIGSAAGKLNTNTTPFAIAEKLVALKEQKPRLRIRLYLEGLRETYDRNVITGRYLEDAGIEIVYGATHAKGFCVDQSTVLFGSTNLTHQSLVKNAETNLLIKDKSVAKEFMRYFEHLWEGGGHGGIDLKEPMHADGAFKDVLLEMIGSAKRTLEFSIYFFDQKDIRDAFIKAHERGVKIKGFVHHHSAFAMSYVRRTQKTIYKMKSEGMQDLHFAPGTHFTHSKYLIKDKAEIALGTGNWLNEDVNIHPQLYIHLKNAELAKQLSRHLSRQIEESHVEPIRTSKTKMPSHRSWA; this comes from the coding sequence ATGGTTGCATCACGAAACGAAGCGAAAATTCAGCTGGTTGTGGACGATAATTTCATGGACTTTCTTTTACCGCTTTTAGAAAGCGCCAAGAAAAGCATCGATATTTTGCAATACTCTTTTGCGATCGGCAGTGCTGCGGGGAAATTAAATACTAATACAACGCCCTTTGCCATTGCAGAAAAGCTGGTGGCTTTAAAAGAACAAAAACCTCGCTTGCGCATTCGCCTTTATCTTGAAGGATTAAGGGAAACCTACGATCGCAACGTCATCACCGGAAGATATCTAGAAGATGCAGGTATCGAAATTGTTTATGGTGCGACCCACGCGAAGGGCTTTTGTGTTGATCAAAGCACGGTGCTTTTTGGTTCGACGAATTTAACTCACCAGTCCTTAGTGAAAAATGCTGAAACAAATTTGTTGATCAAAGATAAGTCCGTCGCGAAAGAATTTATGCGCTACTTTGAACATCTGTGGGAAGGTGGGGGTCACGGAGGAATTGATTTAAAAGAACCAATGCACGCAGATGGTGCTTTTAAGGACGTTCTTTTAGAAATGATCGGTTCTGCAAAAAGAACTTTGGAATTTTCGATATACTTTTTTGATCAAAAAGATATTCGCGATGCTTTCATTAAAGCCCATGAACGCGGGGTAAAAATCAAAGGTTTCGTTCATCACCATTCAGCTTTTGCCATGAGTTATGTGCGCAGAACCCAAAAGACCATTTACAAAATGAAGTCCGAAGGTATGCAGGATCTGCACTTTGCCCCTGGGACTCATTTCACCCATTCGAAATATTTGATTAAAGATAAAGCGGAAATCGCTTTGGGTACGGGCAACTGGTTGAATGAGGATGTGAATATCCATCCCCAACTTTATATACATCTTAAAAATGCAGAATTAGCTAAACAGCTTTCGCGCCATTTAAGTCGCCAAATAGAGGAGAGTCATGTTGAACCCATCAGAACTTCTAAAACAAAAATGCCATCCCACCGAAGCTGGGCTTAA
- a CDS encoding 4a-hydroxytetrahydrobiopterin dehydratase: MLNPSELLKQKCHPTEAGLNDKALPEFLAAVPGWDLQDGKIQRKFSFKNFYETIGFVNAVAFIANREDHHPDLEVGYNRCVVKFNTHSVNGGKGGISENDFICAAKINALSN; the protein is encoded by the coding sequence ATGTTGAACCCATCAGAACTTCTAAAACAAAAATGCCATCCCACCGAAGCTGGGCTTAATGACAAAGCCCTTCCGGAGTTTTTAGCAGCCGTGCCTGGCTGGGATTTACAAGATGGAAAAATCCAGCGTAAGTTTTCATTTAAAAACTTTTATGAAACTATTGGCTTCGTAAATGCTGTGGCTTTTATTGCCAACCGCGAAGATCACCATCCGGATTTAGAAGTGGGCTATAACCGCTGTGTGGTAAAGTTTAATACCCATTCTGTTAATGGTGGAAAAGGTGGCATTTCAGAAAACGATTTTATTTGTGCCGCAAAAATAAATGCGCTTTCTAATTAA
- a CDS encoding dihydrofolate reductase family protein: MKTIYYGATSINGFIADKKNSLDWLFQFDKGGESSGPESYTTFIKDVRAICMGSTTYEWLLEHQISKGQPWPYDMPAWVFTTRNLPTIPGADIRFAKGDVKPVHKEMQQFAAGKNIWVVGGGELAGQFYDAGLLDEVIWQLAPLTLDGGAPLFPRTAKPPFKLLSVKPIMDVFIEVHYSIEY; the protein is encoded by the coding sequence ATGAAAACAATCTATTACGGCGCCACAAGTATTAACGGTTTTATCGCTGATAAAAAAAATTCTTTAGACTGGTTGTTTCAATTCGATAAAGGTGGCGAAAGCAGTGGTCCAGAGTCCTACACGACTTTTATAAAAGATGTGAGAGCTATTTGCATGGGGTCAACCACCTACGAATGGTTATTAGAACATCAAATCTCTAAAGGACAGCCATGGCCCTATGACATGCCGGCGTGGGTTTTTACAACTCGGAACCTTCCAACCATTCCCGGCGCTGATATTCGCTTCGCCAAAGGTGACGTCAAACCAGTTCATAAAGAAATGCAACAATTCGCTGCAGGAAAAAACATCTGGGTCGTGGGTGGTGGTGAACTTGCTGGTCAGTTTTATGATGCAGGTCTTTTAGATGAAGTGATTTGGCAATTAGCTCCGCTGACTTTAGACGGAGGAGCTCCCCTTTTCCCAAGGACGGCAAAACCTCCTTTTAAACTATTATCGGTAAAACCCATCATGGATGTTTTTATCGAAGTTCATTATTCCATCGAATATTAA
- a CDS encoding TRASH domain-containing protein, which yields MKMRFLIAAVFCSLFTFAGFVSAAEKLQIVANEKVCMVTNMVFPRTQIPVSHQGKTYYGCCENCKKTLSEDASARVSVDPVSGKSVDKAKAVIAAKEDGTVIYFESKKTFEKFAKQGK from the coding sequence ATGAAGATGAGATTTTTAATTGCAGCTGTTTTTTGTTCGCTGTTTACTTTTGCAGGTTTCGTTAGTGCCGCAGAAAAATTGCAAATCGTAGCTAACGAGAAAGTTTGCATGGTGACTAATATGGTTTTTCCGCGCACACAAATTCCTGTAAGCCATCAAGGCAAAACATATTACGGATGTTGTGAAAACTGCAAAAAGACTTTGTCGGAAGATGCATCTGCTCGAGTCAGTGTAGACCCGGTTTCAGGCAAATCTGTTGATAAAGCAAAAGCGGTCATCGCGGCCAAGGAAGATGGCACTGTGATCTACTTTGAAAGTAAAAAGACCTTTGAAAAGTTCGCAAAGCAAGGGAAGTAA
- a CDS encoding acyltransferase domain-containing protein, protein MVAYLFPGLNALLRRTDRHRFTHLPEVQSYFSRAEKVILERFGQKISFTEFLELPTEQVYSLKNISIAAVAICCIQVGVAEKLREKMGDPHWVMGCSLGDLARAVFVGCYTFEDLVYNHLRFTGHIDGIDSIGRNIGVLAPHLAPFEFNDYQWFEDQGVDVSILTPRFLNISGRFDDLAKVEKRAEDKNWNIINILNYPVHSRYILPYVLAVKSEFNLVETKAPRIPIFSSVSARAISETEIIKEEFLLCITQAVQWSKAIQSLVHDKGISKFVNIGPCRSLTGLMRDIPVEVETVEAYQLL, encoded by the coding sequence ATGGTGGCATACTTATTCCCCGGTCTAAATGCTCTTTTAAGAAGGACTGATCGCCACCGTTTCACCCACCTTCCGGAAGTTCAAAGTTATTTTTCAAGAGCTGAGAAAGTGATTTTAGAACGCTTCGGTCAGAAAATTTCTTTTACTGAATTCCTTGAGCTTCCCACGGAACAAGTTTACTCCCTGAAAAATATCAGCATCGCTGCCGTAGCCATATGCTGCATCCAAGTCGGTGTTGCGGAAAAGCTGCGCGAGAAAATGGGCGATCCACATTGGGTCATGGGGTGTTCTCTTGGAGATCTAGCCCGAGCGGTTTTTGTGGGCTGTTATACTTTTGAAGATTTAGTTTACAATCATCTTCGCTTTACTGGTCATATTGACGGTATAGATTCCATTGGAAGAAACATAGGGGTGCTAGCACCGCACTTAGCTCCGTTTGAATTTAACGATTATCAGTGGTTTGAAGATCAAGGGGTGGATGTTTCTATTCTGACTCCACGTTTTTTAAATATCAGTGGCAGATTTGACGACCTGGCGAAGGTTGAAAAGCGCGCTGAAGACAAGAACTGGAACATCATTAATATTTTAAATTATCCCGTTCATTCCCGTTATATCCTACCTTATGTATTAGCGGTGAAGAGTGAATTTAATTTAGTTGAAACAAAAGCGCCGCGGATTCCTATTTTTTCTAGTGTCAGCGCCCGCGCGATTTCTGAAACTGAAATTATAAAAGAAGAGTTTTTACTTTGTATAACTCAAGCCGTTCAGTGGTCCAAAGCCATTCAGTCTTTAGTACATGATAAAGGTATTTCAAAATTCGTGAATATCGGTCCTTGTCGTAGTCTGACAGGGCTCATGCGAGATATTCCCGTCGAAGTTGAAACTGTTGAGGCTTATCAGTTGTTATAA
- a CDS encoding serine hydrolase domain-containing protein gives MQNLKNRIHKYFKKSSAKKSHPITRLFVATSFLWVAGQMFSFDNRVDTVSANILASRIADTWKDLKAKNLISGSILIQQGSQVLYSDGSLTKHYPIASISKSFVGMMYYEQAKRKNLSLQTPVCHWLKNFCVGKLQQITLQHLLDHKGGFGRDLGILSFLKRTFNDDWQLQDIDTLVLADTDLLRSPGETFDYSNFGFLVLSRILEIHSGRRFSELVAELASKTNMTSTSAISKQDSFPVKGLIPYMDISGNMDSKRSLHILAGTGGIQSTAYDLIKWLEYAQESGIIEKLDKSKLFYTHGWVKTESQSYKGYWHNGSTPGFYSLVAHVPQSDLKVVILMDSYKFIKQWAEKTEVFEQYFY, from the coding sequence ATGCAAAACCTAAAAAATAGAATTCACAAGTACTTTAAAAAATCCTCAGCCAAGAAATCCCATCCGATCACCCGATTATTTGTCGCTACATCATTCTTATGGGTGGCTGGCCAGATGTTTTCCTTCGATAATCGTGTTGATACAGTTTCCGCTAACATCCTTGCTTCGCGAATTGCTGATACCTGGAAAGACCTTAAAGCAAAAAATCTGATCAGTGGAAGCATCCTCATCCAACAGGGTTCACAGGTTCTTTATTCAGATGGATCCCTAACAAAGCATTATCCGATTGCCAGTATTTCAAAGTCTTTTGTTGGCATGATGTACTATGAACAAGCCAAACGGAAAAATCTAAGTTTGCAAACGCCAGTATGCCATTGGCTAAAAAATTTCTGTGTTGGGAAACTTCAACAGATCACATTACAACACCTTTTAGATCATAAAGGTGGCTTCGGTCGTGACTTAGGTATTTTAAGTTTCTTAAAGCGAACTTTTAACGATGACTGGCAACTTCAAGACATCGACACATTAGTTCTTGCTGACACTGATTTATTAAGATCGCCAGGTGAAACGTTCGATTATTCAAACTTTGGTTTTTTAGTTCTTTCAAGAATTCTTGAAATTCATAGCGGAAGAAGGTTTTCTGAGCTAGTGGCAGAACTAGCGAGTAAAACAAATATGACTTCAACATCGGCGATTTCAAAGCAAGATAGTTTTCCGGTGAAGGGTTTAATTCCCTACATGGATATATCAGGTAATATGGATTCAAAAAGATCTTTGCATATCCTTGCTGGCACTGGAGGAATCCAATCAACGGCCTATGATCTAATAAAGTGGTTAGAGTACGCTCAAGAAAGTGGAATCATCGAAAAGCTTGATAAGTCCAAGCTGTTTTATACCCACGGGTGGGTCAAGACTGAATCTCAGTCCTATAAAGGATACTGGCATAATGGCTCGACTCCAGGCTTCTATTCTTTAGTCGCTCATGTGCCGCAATCAGATCTTAAAGTTGTCATCCTTATGGATAGCTATAAATTTATTAAACAATGGGCAGAAAAGACGGAAGTGTTTGAACAATACTTTTACTAA
- a CDS encoding cupin domain-containing protein, which translates to MIQLLLALSLVPQPSLAADSADHIMMKSEEVKWMDAPTSLPKGAKTAVIYGDPSKEGPFAMRIKFPANYLIPPHTHPKDEVVTVISGTLLMGLGADAKAKPMNLPAGSFAVMKVGTQHFAKSEKEAVVQLNGVGPWGITYVNPADDPRTNK; encoded by the coding sequence ATGATTCAATTATTATTAGCACTATCTCTAGTTCCGCAACCATCACTCGCCGCAGACTCTGCGGACCACATCATGATGAAGTCAGAAGAAGTAAAATGGATGGATGCTCCAACATCCCTACCCAAGGGTGCCAAGACAGCTGTGATTTACGGTGACCCGTCTAAAGAGGGTCCATTTGCGATGAGAATTAAATTTCCAGCTAATTATTTAATTCCTCCGCATACTCATCCAAAAGATGAAGTTGTAACTGTTATTTCTGGAACTCTATTAATGGGATTAGGAGCAGATGCGAAAGCAAAGCCAATGAATCTTCCTGCGGGTAGTTTTGCGGTGATGAAGGTGGGCACTCAGCACTTTGCAAAAAGTGAAAAAGAGGCTGTTGTTCAGTTAAACGGCGTCGGCCCTTGGGGAATTACTTACGTCAATCCTGCAGATGATCCGCGCACGAATAAATAA
- a CDS encoding group III truncated hemoglobin codes for MTQGKPQDDEAIIVNGISFSHKDIFDVVDDFYTRIQNDPALKVPFQSVHDWPEHIERLTHFWWARFGGRIYLFNDYNPVAKHFYAGFNRELLTRWLEIFGETLATHLKPDQAKLWKMIAERMGESLSIRNDLLKEEFAALKDKK; via the coding sequence ATGACCCAAGGAAAACCGCAAGACGACGAAGCAATTATTGTTAACGGCATTTCTTTTTCACATAAAGATATCTTTGACGTGGTTGATGATTTTTATACGCGAATTCAAAATGACCCCGCTTTAAAGGTGCCCTTTCAATCTGTTCACGATTGGCCCGAGCATATCGAAAGACTTACCCACTTTTGGTGGGCTCGTTTTGGGGGAAGGATATATCTTTTTAACGATTACAACCCCGTAGCAAAACACTTCTATGCAGGATTTAATCGCGAGCTGCTAACCCGCTGGCTAGAGATTTTTGGCGAAACTCTTGCAACCCACTTAAAGCCAGATCAAGCAAAGCTTTGGAAGATGATTGCAGAAAGAATGGGTGAAAGCCTTTCAATCCGCAACGATCTTTTAAAAGAAGAATTTGCCGCACTTAAAGATAAAAAGTAG
- a CDS encoding DUF488 domain-containing protein has translation MKTQKPVRIFTVGHSNRSIKEFIEMLQAYKLKLLIDVRTIPKSRHNPQFGETKISRSLEKAGIEYVQMKGLGGLRHPKKDSKNKAWRNTSFRGYADYMQTEEFQKNLVRLINKSKRKRLVIMCSEAVPWRCHRSLISDALIVKKISSEEIFTKTSHRPHKLTSFARVRAGKITYPENSS, from the coding sequence ATGAAAACTCAAAAACCTGTGCGCATCTTTACTGTGGGCCATTCCAATCGCTCGATAAAAGAATTTATCGAAATGCTTCAAGCCTATAAGTTAAAACTTCTTATCGACGTTCGCACTATTCCGAAATCTCGTCATAACCCGCAATTTGGCGAAACGAAAATATCAAGATCCCTAGAAAAGGCTGGCATCGAGTACGTACAGATGAAAGGACTGGGAGGACTTCGTCATCCAAAAAAAGATTCAAAAAACAAAGCCTGGAGAAACACTTCGTTTCGCGGCTATGCCGACTATATGCAAACTGAAGAATTTCAGAAAAATCTTGTAAGACTGATCAATAAATCCAAGCGCAAAAGGTTAGTTATCATGTGTTCTGAAGCGGTGCCATGGAGATGTCACCGTTCCCTGATCTCTGACGCCCTTATAGTTAAAAAAATTTCCTCTGAAGAAATATTCACGAAGACGTCGCATCGTCCCCATAAACTGACTTCCTTTGCGCGGGTCAGGGCTGGTAAGATTACTTATCCGGAGAATAGTTCATGA
- a CDS encoding metal-sensing transcriptional repressor produces the protein MSHKNQHTSHDEVSKRLKRAKGHLEKVIQMLEDGQECVDVARQLHAVSNAIIAAKATYIHDHIEHCLDGNHVDLSELKEITKYIS, from the coding sequence ATGAGCCATAAAAATCAACACACAAGTCATGACGAAGTATCAAAAAGACTGAAAAGGGCCAAAGGGCACCTTGAGAAGGTTATTCAAATGCTTGAAGACGGACAAGAATGCGTAGATGTGGCAAGGCAGCTGCACGCTGTTTCTAATGCAATTATCGCGGCTAAGGCGACCTACATCCACGATCATATAGAACATTGCCTGGATGGCAATCACGTGGACTTATCAGAACTGAAAGAGATTACTAAGTACATCTCTTGA
- a CDS encoding MFS transporter, translating to MNGFFNVEKRLLLGRLLTRSGDQAWDFVIPFALLHVFPGRLQIAAFYYLIVKIGTFFLTTSAGKWIDANQRIRVVSAGVWLQFIAVLGGIFSFYYLDKIVHQGLGFSDAQVLSVFAVLSLFGILASIGSVITDISVGNDLAPSLVPIDRLTWFNSWLRRIDLGTEVGAPIIAGLIYSLESASVHLLGLALIALWNLASFVPEFLLLRNVVNSSKVLKEVKSSTESWKDLVQVDLKKAVSNPIFFLIFSYALLWLSVLSPHGVLLAGYLKDQISLPESEIGLFRGLGALFGLISTFSFPFLVNKWGLIKSSKAHLAFQGGMLAVGILAFSFDDRFAVYVFLICILFSRIGLYGFSNGEFELRQRLIPEAKRGELNSLSYLMTTLATLVLFVLGSLLPNTEDFKYLVYGSFVAVLLANFVFFRWSKHHRQN from the coding sequence ATGAATGGTTTTTTTAACGTAGAGAAAAGATTGCTTCTTGGAAGATTGTTAACTCGTTCCGGCGATCAGGCCTGGGATTTTGTGATTCCTTTTGCCTTGTTGCATGTCTTTCCGGGGCGCCTTCAGATTGCGGCCTTCTATTATCTCATTGTTAAAATCGGAACTTTCTTTTTAACGACCTCTGCCGGCAAGTGGATAGATGCGAACCAAAGAATTCGAGTCGTCAGTGCAGGGGTTTGGCTGCAGTTTATTGCCGTTCTAGGTGGGATCTTTAGTTTTTACTATTTAGATAAAATCGTCCATCAGGGACTTGGCTTTTCGGATGCTCAAGTATTGTCAGTGTTTGCCGTTCTAAGCTTATTTGGAATTCTTGCTTCTATCGGTTCGGTTATTACAGATATCTCCGTGGGGAACGATCTAGCTCCGTCACTAGTTCCTATTGATCGTCTGACATGGTTTAATAGCTGGTTACGCAGAATTGATCTGGGCACTGAAGTGGGGGCACCCATCATTGCTGGGCTTATTTATTCTTTAGAATCAGCCTCGGTTCATTTATTAGGGTTAGCCCTGATTGCGCTTTGGAATCTGGCATCGTTTGTTCCAGAGTTTCTGCTTTTAAGAAACGTCGTTAATAGTTCTAAAGTTTTAAAAGAAGTAAAAAGCAGCACCGAAAGTTGGAAAGACCTTGTTCAAGTTGATTTGAAAAAAGCAGTGAGCAATCCCATCTTTTTCTTAATCTTCAGTTATGCTCTTTTATGGCTGTCGGTCTTAAGTCCCCACGGAGTTTTATTAGCGGGTTACCTAAAAGATCAAATATCCTTACCAGAATCAGAGATTGGTTTGTTTCGTGGTTTGGGCGCCTTGTTTGGACTTATCTCAACCTTTAGCTTTCCGTTTTTAGTGAATAAGTGGGGATTAATAAAAAGCTCTAAGGCCCATCTGGCTTTTCAGGGCGGGATGTTAGCAGTTGGGATTTTGGCATTCAGCTTTGATGATAGATTTGCCGTTTATGTGTTTTTAATCTGCATTCTTTTTTCAAGAATCGGGCTTTACGGATTTTCAAATGGCGAGTTTGAATTGCGCCAACGACTTATCCCCGAAGCTAAGCGGGGGGAGCTTAATTCCTTAAGTTATTTAATGACGACGTTAGCAACTTTGGTGCTGTTCGTATTAGGAAGTCTTTTGCCTAACACCGAGGATTTTAAATACCTGGTGTATGGATCCTTTGTTGCTGTGCTGTTGGCTAATTTTGTATTCTTCAGATGGTCGAAGCACCACAGACAAAATTAG
- a CDS encoding M48 family metalloprotease has translation MSLIRTLLLFSFSLVLLGCNCAFASSSSDDQKIREVLAIFETQFSDVQFIYSADSEEVNAQAIQFFGDKAVMVMAGLNHIEGITTDDLALVLCHELGHHFAGAPYLPSMSGERWASAEGMADFWAMKQCFPKIFKFLPQVSRPASASTTRFCSLQSSRLNETFCIRSTEASLFIAQLSAKTSKNHSAPSIEKLGAPKVTETLTDYPTPQCRLDTFISGMVGRNLPPPCWYVP, from the coding sequence ATGAGTTTAATCAGAACACTTCTGCTATTTAGTTTTTCCTTAGTACTTCTTGGGTGTAACTGCGCTTTTGCTTCCAGCAGTAGCGATGATCAAAAAATCCGCGAAGTCCTAGCCATCTTTGAAACTCAGTTTTCTGACGTGCAGTTTATTTATTCTGCGGATTCTGAAGAAGTGAATGCACAGGCCATTCAGTTTTTTGGCGATAAGGCCGTCATGGTTATGGCAGGTCTTAACCACATCGAAGGAATTACGACGGATGATCTGGCTTTGGTGCTTTGCCATGAACTAGGACATCATTTTGCGGGAGCCCCTTATCTTCCTAGCATGTCGGGCGAGCGCTGGGCCTCTGCTGAAGGAATGGCTGACTTCTGGGCTATGAAACAGTGTTTTCCTAAGATTTTTAAATTCTTACCGCAGGTAAGCCGACCTGCATCCGCTTCAACAACCAGATTTTGCTCACTTCAATCTTCAAGATTAAATGAAACATTTTGTATACGCTCCACTGAGGCCTCATTATTTATCGCTCAGCTAAGTGCAAAAACATCGAAAAACCACTCTGCCCCAAGTATTGAAAAGTTAGGTGCCCCCAAAGTTACTGAAACCCTGACAGACTACCCCACACCTCAATGCCGACTGGATACATTTATTTCAGGCATGGTCGGAAGAAATTTGCCGCCGCCATGCTGGTATGTTCCCTAA
- a CDS encoding DUF2959 family protein: MKLNALLALTVASLGLIGCQSMVQKAKNEVKYSAYEMVGVEKRDLFKKDVKKVKNSQEDAGEAFEDALEKLQKIYAVDGGNLEKQYKSLNSSFEDSKEEVEAVHERVKTLETTAENLFEEWQEEISGMSSADLRSKSSARLKETRERYKVFHASLKSSEARMDPVLKKLSDHVLYLKHNLNSKAIAGLKVESNKIQNDIESLIKDMNKSISQAEDFAKTIE; this comes from the coding sequence ATGAAACTAAACGCATTATTGGCTCTAACCGTCGCAAGCTTGGGCCTTATTGGCTGTCAAAGCATGGTCCAAAAAGCAAAAAACGAAGTGAAGTATTCAGCCTACGAGATGGTGGGTGTTGAAAAGCGCGATCTCTTTAAAAAAGACGTTAAGAAAGTTAAGAACAGCCAAGAAGATGCCGGCGAGGCTTTTGAAGATGCTTTGGAAAAGCTTCAGAAAATTTACGCTGTGGATGGTGGCAACTTAGAAAAACAATACAAGTCTTTAAATTCAAGTTTTGAGGATTCAAAAGAAGAAGTCGAAGCTGTTCACGAAAGAGTTAAAACCTTAGAAACCACCGCTGAAAATCTTTTTGAAGAATGGCAAGAGGAAATCAGCGGGATGTCGTCGGCGGATTTAAGATCAAAAAGTTCAGCTCGACTGAAAGAAACCCGGGAACGCTATAAAGTTTTTCATGCTTCTTTGAAGTCATCTGAAGCCCGAATGGACCCGGTCTTAAAAAAATTAAGTGATCACGTTTTATATCTTAAACACAATTTAAATTCTAAAGCCATTGCGGGGCTAAAAGTAGAATCAAATAAGATTCAAAATGATATTGAGTCCTTGATTAAGGATATGAATAAGTCTATTTCTCAAGCTGAAGATTTCGCAAAAACCATAGAATAG
- a CDS encoding metal-sensitive transcriptional regulator, translated as MKKITSSHPDHGIHKKRLNRVRGQIDGIEKMIDERRYCPDILIQLRAASKALESIEAEIMKSHIHGCVKTAIKSKDEKEVGSKIEEIMNLVQR; from the coding sequence ATGAAAAAGATAACGTCATCTCATCCTGATCATGGAATTCATAAAAAACGCCTGAATCGCGTTCGCGGCCAAATTGATGGAATCGAAAAGATGATCGATGAAAGACGTTATTGTCCTGATATTCTGATTCAGCTGCGAGCCGCTTCAAAAGCGCTTGAGTCGATTGAAGCTGAGATTATGAAAAGCCACATTCATGGCTGTGTTAAAACGGCGATTAAGTCTAAAGACGAAAAAGAAGTCGGAAGTAAAATCGAAGAGATAATGAATCTTGTACAGCGATAG
- a CDS encoding c-type cytochrome domain-containing protein — MKALIAIFFLFSNVNLAHAEVLEPTFESIDRLVFQKTCTDCHYAGGDGKRVLLDKNSLLNSPLELVIPGNPDESGLIISFERTDDKRMPPEEDGYDALTPEEISVIRKWIEIGAP, encoded by the coding sequence ATGAAAGCGCTCATCGCGATCTTTTTCCTTTTTTCAAATGTAAACCTGGCTCATGCAGAAGTGCTTGAACCGACATTTGAATCCATTGATCGTTTGGTTTTTCAAAAGACATGCACTGATTGTCATTATGCGGGCGGGGATGGAAAAAGAGTTCTGCTTGATAAGAATTCTTTGTTGAACAGCCCCTTAGAGCTTGTAATACCGGGCAACCCGGATGAATCAGGATTGATTATTTCGTTTGAGCGAACTGACGACAAACGTATGCCGCCTGAAGAAGACGGCTACGATGCTTTGACACCAGAAGAAATTTCGGTCATCAGAAAGTGGATTGAAATCGGAGCGCCTTAA
- a CDS encoding LLM class flavin-dependent oxidoreductase: protein MKQIEFGLDTFGDVTYDENGRTLHQAQVLRNIVAEGVFADQVGLDFFGVGEHHRDDFTVSAPEIVLAGIATLTKKIRLGSAVTVLSSDDPIRVFERFSTLDAISNGRAEVIVGRGSFIESFPLFGFDLNQYEVLFEEKLQLFAKLIKNTPVTWQGKTRTPLKDQDVYPKLEKAPLRTWIAVGGTPQSVRRAAHYGMPLMLAIIGGEYAAFKPFVDLYKKSLKQSGFEDAPMIGVHSPGYVAATDEQAKDECWPHYRAMVSRIGRERGWPPITREQFELGCGSDGALFVGSPQTVAKKIINAIKILELSRFDLKYSHGTIPHENLMKCIELYGKEVVPLVRAGL from the coding sequence ATGAAGCAGATTGAATTTGGATTAGATACCTTTGGTGATGTTACTTACGATGAAAACGGCAGAACTTTGCATCAAGCGCAGGTTTTGCGAAACATAGTTGCTGAAGGAGTGTTTGCTGATCAAGTCGGTCTTGATTTCTTCGGCGTCGGTGAACATCACCGTGATGATTTCACTGTGTCAGCTCCAGAGATTGTCCTTGCTGGCATCGCAACACTAACTAAAAAAATACGCCTAGGTTCCGCAGTGACGGTTCTAAGTTCCGACGATCCTATACGTGTGTTTGAAAGATTCTCTACATTAGATGCTATTTCGAATGGTCGCGCCGAAGTGATCGTCGGCCGTGGATCCTTCATTGAATCCTTTCCACTTTTTGGTTTTGATCTAAATCAGTATGAAGTGTTGTTTGAAGAAAAGTTGCAGCTTTTTGCTAAGCTTATTAAAAATACGCCAGTCACTTGGCAGGGTAAAACTCGCACACCTTTAAAAGATCAGGATGTTTATCCTAAATTAGAAAAAGCTCCGCTGCGCACTTGGATCGCGGTGGGGGGAACTCCGCAATCGGTTCGTCGTGCCGCCCACTATGGAATGCCGTTGATGCTTGCGATTATCGGCGGGGAGTATGCGGCATTTAAGCCCTTTGTTGATCTTTACAAAAAATCATTAAAACAATCGGGGTTCGAAGATGCGCCGATGATTGGTGTTCATTCGCCAGGTTATGTAGCAGCGACTGACGAGCAAGCTAAAGACGAGTGCTGGCCTCACTATCGTGCGATGGTTTCAAGAATTGGCAGAGAACGCGGCTGGCCACCAATCACTCGAGAACAATTTGAACTTGGTTGCGGATCAGATGGTGCTTTGTTTGTGGGTTCGCCGCAAACCGTAGCTAAGAAAATTATCAACGCTATTAAGATTCTTGAATTGTCGCGTTTTGATTTAAAATACAGTCACGGGACGATTCCCCACGAAAATCTGATGAAGTGTATAGAGCTTTACGGGAAAGAAGTTGTGCCGTTAGTACGTGCGGGACTTTAA